From the genome of Oscillospiraceae bacterium:
CCGGCAAAGTTGAGCACCAACTTCTGCGGGCGCACGCGCATCAGGACCATGTCTATTTCTTCCCGTATTTCCCTGGCCGAGTGATGATCTATTTCACCAAAGAGCAGGGCTGTCAGGGTATGCTCTGCCAATTTCAGCTGCACTGGCCCCTTTTCTTTCTGTTTTTCCTGTGTTTCTTTATCCATTTATCCAAACTTCCTTCCCACGGCAAAACGAAACGCCTGTATTTTGCAGATAAATTTTGTAGCACAATAGAAAGCTACAGGGATACTGTAGCATTTGGCCCCGGCGAAAACGAACCCATTCTGTCGGCTGCCCCGCCGCAAAAGCGCAAAAAAGCGCAGCCCCTATCCGAATGGATAAAGACTGCGCTGAAAACAAAAATGCAATTTTAATTGATTATTTGTGTACGAAAACGCCTGCTACGGCGTCCCAAATACCTTTAAAGAGATTGCCGACGCGCTGCATAAAGGTTGTGTTCTTTGTGGTTGAGGTGGTGTCGGTTGCGGTTTTTGCATCGCTTTCTTTAATTTCCTGTGTGCGAATAACCATTTGAATGCTGTGCGGTGTGCTGTTCTGTGAAGAGGTAAGGGAAACCGGCTTTGCATTCGGGTCCATCAGCAGGATATTGTTCTGACCGCCGGTGTGGCTGTTCCACTCGCTGTCGATCAAACTGGTCAGCGCATTTTCGGCGCTGCGGATACTATCGGTCTGACCAAGGCTCTTCGATGCACTGCGCAGAGTGCTGGAAAGGCCCTGCAGCGTCTTTTGCGTGCCGGCGTCTAAGTTACTGCCGCTCGCTTTTGCAAGCGTCTCCATGGCTTTCAGCGAAGTAGACGTGTCTTTTAAGCCAACCGTTGCCGAGTTTACAATCGTCTTGCAGTTGGAAATCATCTGCTGGACACCCGGAATGTACTGATTGACAGATTTTGAAATCGAATCAATCGTTGTCAGGGCGCTGTCGGCACTTTGGGTAATGGTCTTTGCCACATTGCCCAGGTCATTCAGACTTTGGGTTACAGAAGAGATGTCTCCTTTATTCATATCAACAGTATTCAGGATATTGCTGAGCAACTGATTCATATTTTTCAGCTGTCCGCCGATGCCCGCGTCGCCCATAGTTGTGCAGATTTGGTCCACAGTACTGAGAATCGAAGAATTCAGCGACTGCACGTTGCCAATCAGCAGATTGACCTGGTCTATTTTTCCGTTGACCTGGCCGAGCATGGTATTGACCGCCTCTGCCAGCTGGATTTCTTTCAGAAGCTGCGTCTCATTGACATTCCAGAGTTTATCGAACAGCGCTGCCTGCTGTGCTGAGAAATGTCCATTCTTCTCCAGATATTCCTTAAACGTCAAATGAGCGACATGTGCTTTTTGAAGGTAAGCTAAATATTGTGCATGCAGGGTCTGCGCTTTTGTGACCATCTGCTCAATTTCCGCGGTTGTCTTGCCGTCGAGTTTAATATTGCCAAGGCCGGTGATATCGGAAATCTGCTTTAAGTCAGAGCGCATTTCCTGCAGCTGACTCTTTAAAGATGTAAGGTTTGAGCTGAGCGAATCCGCATCATTCTGCAGGTTTTGCAGAACAGTCTTTGCACTGCTGCTATTGGCTGCAAAATTCTGTGCCAAGTTGCTGACAGCGCTCAGGTCTTTCTGCAGTGCAGTAATGGAAGAGCGGCAGTTTGCCAACGGTTGTTTCAGAGAACTGACGCTGCCCGAAAAGCCGGAAAGCTGAGAAGACACACTGGAAAGAGCACTGCTGGCTGTATTTAGATTGCCGCTGAGCGGCTGCAGGGATTTTGAAATATTATTGAGATCTTCCAAAGAAACATCCACGCTCTGATACACGTTGGATTTACCAGAGGAAAGAGTCGCCCGCGCCTGGTTCAGCTGGTCAAGACCATTTGCAGCGGTATTCAGGCTGCTGCCCATGGTATCGACCGAATTAAGAATGGTGTTCAGGCTGTTGACGATGGTCTGGTAGGAATTCTCTGTTTTATTCTTTGCATTTTTCAAGTCAGTAACTTGGCTGAGTTGCGACAAAGTTGCCGGAACCGCCATATAGGTCATGCCAGAGAACGTAAAGGCATTGCTGCCTACCTTAATGCTGATATGCTGGGACTCGCCCGGCATAACCATGAAGAGCACCGAGCGCAGGTTGCCAAGCAGCTGCACCTGTGCACCACTTGCTTCCAGCGACACAATGTCATCTTCATTAAACGCTGTCAAACCCGCCAAGACCAGGTTGTTTTTGTAGTAGCTTGCAATACTGCTGTCTTTTTTGGCGGTTACATCAATATTGATTTCGACCAAGCCGGTCTTTCCGGCCAAGTCCTCTGCTTTGGTGGCAACGCCGTTGAGGCGGTAGGACATTTTAATATTCCAGGGCATTTCTGAGTAAGGCTGTGAAGTAGTACCCTCAAAGTAGAAATGGTCCAGATTCTTTTTGCTCAGGTCAAACGTCAGCTTGTTGCCGGAAATCTGTGCTTTGGTGTCATCCGTCAAGTTGCTGACTTTGTCATATGTACCTGTATCGCTGATTGTTTTTGCGCCGTTGAGCGAATAGCTTTTTACGACACTGCCCTGCTGCAGGTCGCCGTAATAATCCAGCATTGCGTAATATGTTTCGTCACAGACCGGCTGAACGGATGATGATGTATCCGCAGCAAAGGCGGCAGTTCCGCCCCCGATGGATGCAACAACGACTGCGGCAGAGAGCACGGCCGCAAGCCCCCGCTTAGCAGCAGTGCCGGGCTGCCTGTTCTTTTGTTTTTCAAATAAATGCAGCACGGTGTATTTCTCCTTTGCTCGTAATTTTTTTGACAGCAGCGTTTTTCTCTTCATTTGCTTTGCACTTTCTTCATTCTGTGCTTATCCAGTGCTTTTTGGGCCATGCTCTTTTTGGGCGGCTTTGGATTTCTCCACCACAGGCTGGTATGTGCAATCAGTGGTTCACAGGTGTACAACAGCGCCGGCAGAATAAAGATGGTGATCAGCGCCGAAATAATTGCGCCGCGCGCCAGCATCATGCAGATACTGCTGATAATCTCGATTTTCGAAATAACGCCAACACCCAATGTTGCACAGAACAGAACGATTGAGCTTGCCAGCACGGAATCATCTGATGCCGTCGCCGCTGTGACAATAGATTGTGCTCGTGTATTGCCTTTTTGTATCTCTTCCTGGAATCGCGTCGTCATAAGGATTGCGTAGTCGACCGTGGCGCCCAGCTGCACACAGCCGATGACGGTTGGCGCGACAAACGGGATTTGTACGTTTGTAAAGTACGGAATGCCCTCATTGATAAAGATTGCCAGTTCAATCGCCAGCACCAGAATGAGCGGCGCCGTAAAGGACTTAAAGACCAGCGCGACAATGATAAAGATTGCAATCATAGAAATATCATTGGTCACACGAAAATCAGTCGACGAAGTAGTAATCAGGTCGGCTGTCATGGCAGCCTCACCGGTTAAGTAGCTATTGCCGTCGTAGCTCTTGGCCAGTTTGGTCAGTTCCTGTATCTGATTGGCGACTTGAGTAGAGGCCGAGACGTACCGCGAGTTGACCATGATAATCTGCATGCCGCCCTTCTTAAAGATATCCTTGATTTCCTGCGGCACAAAGAAGTCCGGGATATCTGAGCTGACCAGCTGATTATAGGAAAGTACGCTTTCCACGCCGTCCACTTTTTCTGCTTTGTCAGCGAGCTGCTTCAGCTTTTGGTTGCCGATACTGTCGTGTACAATGATAAAGTGTGTTGTCGCCATATCGTAGTCATTTTTCAGCTTGTTGGTGCCCACAATAGAGGGCATATCCTGCGGCATGGCGAGGTCCAGTTTATAGTAAACCGGCGCGTTGTTCTTTGCGTAAATGCTGGGGATAAACAGCAGAATGAACAGCACCACAAAGGCTTTGTTGTGCTTTACCACAAAGCGGTTGACCTTGGTGCAGTCCGGCAGGAAAATGCGGTGCTGATACTTTTGAATTGGCTTGTCAAACAGCAGCAGCATAGACGGCAGCACAAGGATAACGGTAAGGACGCCCAGCACAACGCCCTTTGCCATGACAATGCCGATATCGCGCCCCAAAAGCAGCCGCATAAAGCACAGCGAAACAAAGCCCGCTATGGTTGTCAGTGAACTGCCGGAAAGGGAAGCAAACGCCGCCTCTATGGCCACGGCCATGGCTTCTTTGTTGTCATCGTAATTTTTCTGTTCCTCTCGGTATCGATTGTACAGGAAAATGGAGTAGTCCATTGTGACACCCAGCTGCAGAATACCTGCTATTGCCATAGTCACGTACGAAATCTGCCCCAAAAAGATATTGGTACCGAAATTGTACACAACCGCAAAGCCGATATCCAGCAGGAAAGTAACCGGCAGCAGCCAAGAGTTCATGGAAAGCGACATGGCCGCCAAAGAGAGGATAACCGCCAGCAACACATACTGCGGCAACTCTTGGTCGACCAGGTCCTTGGTATCCTTTACCAGAACAGATGCACCTGCCATCAGGCACTTCGAATTGCAGAGCTTTCGGATTTTTGCAATTGCCTGCATGGTTTCTTCGGAAGCACCCGGGCTCTTAAACTGGATAATCATCATGGTCGAGTTGCCGGAATAAAATGCTTTCCGAATCTTCTCGGGAATCATGTCTTTTGGGACCTGAATGCCTGTGATACTAGAAAGCCAAATGGCATTTGTAACACCGGGCACTTTTGCAATCGATTTTCTTAGGGAATTTGTGTATGCCGCAGGCATATCCTGCACAATCAGCATAGTTGTTGCTGCACTGTGAAACGGCTCTTCCAGTATTTTTTCACCCTGTGAAGAGTTTGTATCCGGCGGCAAATACGTCAGCAGGTCATAGTTGACCTTAGTTGCTGCTGCGCCGATAAAGCTGGGAATCATGAGCAAAACGGCAATGATCACTACCAGCTTTGGTCTGCGTGTCAGCGCACGGGCGATTTTTTTTAGCACTTCATCCACCTTCATCTAATCTTTCGTCTCTCCATGTACTGGAAACTATTGCAGATACAACCAGTGCATAAAAGAACATAATTACTATAAAAGAAATAAACCTCTTCTGTCAAGGAAACGCGCCCAAGTGTTATAATTTTTAATAAACAGGCCTTGCATTATCCGATATA
Proteins encoded in this window:
- a CDS encoding MMPL family transporter, giving the protein MKVDEVLKKIARALTRRPKLVVIIAVLLMIPSFIGAAATKVNYDLLTYLPPDTNSSQGEKILEEPFHSAATTMLIVQDMPAAYTNSLRKSIAKVPGVTNAIWLSSITGIQVPKDMIPEKIRKAFYSGNSTMMIIQFKSPGASEETMQAIAKIRKLCNSKCLMAGASVLVKDTKDLVDQELPQYVLLAVILSLAAMSLSMNSWLLPVTFLLDIGFAVVYNFGTNIFLGQISYVTMAIAGILQLGVTMDYSIFLYNRYREEQKNYDDNKEAMAVAIEAAFASLSGSSLTTIAGFVSLCFMRLLLGRDIGIVMAKGVVLGVLTVILVLPSMLLLFDKPIQKYQHRIFLPDCTKVNRFVVKHNKAFVVLFILLFIPSIYAKNNAPVYYKLDLAMPQDMPSIVGTNKLKNDYDMATTHFIIVHDSIGNQKLKQLADKAEKVDGVESVLSYNQLVSSDIPDFFVPQEIKDIFKKGGMQIIMVNSRYVSASTQVANQIQELTKLAKSYDGNSYLTGEAAMTADLITTSSTDFRVTNDISMIAIFIIVALVFKSFTAPLILVLAIELAIFINEGIPYFTNVQIPFVAPTVIGCVQLGATVDYAILMTTRFQEEIQKGNTRAQSIVTAATASDDSVLASSIVLFCATLGVGVISKIEIISSICMMLARGAIISALITIFILPALLYTCEPLIAHTSLWWRNPKPPKKSMAQKALDKHRMKKVQSK